From the Clavibacter phaseoli genome, one window contains:
- a CDS encoding beta-ketoacyl-[acyl-carrier-protein] synthase family protein, with protein MTTPKKIVVTGIGATSPLGGTAEDTWQALLRGESGISTLEQDWVAKWEIPVTFAGQAKVPSSEVMQRIETKRLDPSSQFALTAAREAWADAGSPEVDPLRFAVDWATGIGGVWTLLDAWDTLREKGPRRVLPMTVPMLMPNGPAAAVGMDLGARAGIQTVVSACASSTESIASAYEHLQAGRADIIVAGGSEASIHPLPIASFAAMQALSKRNDDPQRASRPYDIARDGFVLGEGGAALVLETEEHAKARGARIYAELVGGAVTSDAFHITAPDPEGTAAARAMIQSIEGAGYSRSDVSHINVHATSTPVGDIAEYKALERVFGDAVHGIPVSATKASTGHLLGGAGAIEAVFTVKALAERTAPPTINLTEQDPDIPLDVVTSPRSLGDGDLLAISNSFGFGGHNAVIAFRSV; from the coding sequence ATGACCACCCCCAAGAAGATCGTCGTCACCGGCATCGGCGCGACGTCTCCGCTCGGCGGCACCGCCGAGGACACCTGGCAGGCGCTCCTCCGCGGCGAGTCGGGCATCAGCACCCTCGAGCAGGACTGGGTCGCCAAGTGGGAGATCCCCGTCACCTTCGCCGGGCAGGCCAAGGTGCCGTCCTCCGAGGTCATGCAGCGCATCGAGACCAAGCGGCTCGACCCGTCGAGCCAGTTCGCGCTCACGGCCGCACGTGAGGCCTGGGCCGACGCAGGATCCCCCGAGGTCGACCCCCTGCGCTTCGCCGTCGACTGGGCGACCGGCATCGGCGGCGTGTGGACGCTGCTCGACGCGTGGGACACGCTCCGCGAGAAGGGCCCGCGCCGCGTCCTGCCGATGACCGTCCCCATGCTCATGCCGAACGGCCCCGCGGCCGCGGTCGGCATGGACCTCGGCGCGCGCGCCGGCATCCAGACCGTCGTGTCGGCCTGCGCCTCCAGCACCGAGTCGATCGCGAGCGCCTACGAGCACCTCCAGGCCGGCCGCGCGGACATCATCGTCGCCGGCGGCTCCGAGGCCTCCATCCACCCGCTCCCCATCGCGTCGTTCGCCGCGATGCAGGCGCTGTCGAAGCGCAACGACGACCCGCAGCGCGCGTCGCGTCCGTACGACATCGCACGCGACGGCTTCGTCCTCGGCGAGGGCGGCGCCGCCCTCGTCCTCGAGACCGAGGAGCACGCCAAGGCCCGCGGCGCCCGCATCTACGCCGAGCTCGTGGGCGGCGCGGTCACGAGCGACGCGTTCCACATCACGGCGCCGGACCCCGAGGGCACGGCCGCCGCGCGCGCGATGATCCAGAGCATCGAGGGCGCGGGCTACTCGCGCTCCGACGTCTCGCACATCAACGTGCACGCGACGAGCACGCCGGTCGGCGACATCGCCGAGTACAAGGCGCTCGAGCGCGTCTTCGGCGACGCCGTCCACGGGATCCCCGTGAGCGCCACGAAGGCGTCGACGGGGCACCTCCTCGGCGGGGCGGGGGCCATCGAGGCCGTCTTCACCGTCAAGGCGCTGGCGGAGCGCACCGCTCCCCCGACGATCAACCTCACGGAGCAGGATCCCGACATCCCGCTCGACGTGGTCACGTCGCCGCGGTCGCTGGGCGACGGCGACCTGCTCGCGATCAGCAACTCGTTCGGCTTCGGCGGGCACAACGCCGTCATCGCGTTCCGCAGCGTCTAG
- a CDS encoding bifunctional 3'-5' exonuclease/DNA polymerase, with protein sequence MHILVARTPSGVRLVDLDGTGAVTATRDVPSAEWPAVAAARERSVPAPRWVWDDTAVWARPLIAAGVRVARVHDLRLCHAILRLSTQTADSALAQLPPSPWDRAAPVGREPSASATLFDDLDAPEGRSPDELVAELRLQLEAVAGSAEPGRLRLLLAAESAGALVAAEMSADGLPWDTAVHDALLLDLLGGRPAHGGAPPALVRLAARIREILAAPDLNVDSPPDVLRALRRAGIDASSTRQWELQEIDHPVIAPLLEHKKLSRLLTANGWTWMETWIRDGRFHPEYVPGGVVTGRWAASGGGALQLPRQIRSAVRADPGWRLVVADAAQLEPRVLAALAEDRAMADAGRGTDLYQGLVDSGVVDTRAHAKVAMLGAMYGATSGESGRLMPRLVRAYPRATGYVERAARAGESGGVVSTRLGRSSPPPGDAWVDVQQIGRAGEASAADAARARTSARDQGRFTRNFVVQGSAAEWALCWLAGLRRRLAAMERPGSRPHLVFFLHDEVMVHAPDDRVGEVSRAVAEAAAEAGRLLFGDAPVDFPVTIAVVDDYAQAK encoded by the coding sequence ATGCACATCCTGGTCGCGCGGACGCCCTCCGGCGTGCGTCTCGTCGACCTCGACGGGACCGGCGCCGTCACGGCCACGCGCGACGTCCCGTCCGCCGAGTGGCCCGCGGTCGCCGCCGCGCGCGAGCGGTCCGTCCCCGCGCCGCGATGGGTGTGGGACGACACCGCGGTCTGGGCGCGCCCGCTGATCGCCGCGGGCGTCCGCGTCGCCCGCGTCCACGACCTGCGGCTCTGCCACGCCATCCTGCGGCTGTCCACGCAGACCGCCGACAGCGCGCTAGCCCAGCTGCCGCCCAGCCCCTGGGACCGCGCAGCGCCGGTCGGACGGGAGCCGTCGGCGTCCGCGACCCTCTTCGACGACCTCGACGCACCCGAGGGCCGGTCGCCCGACGAGCTGGTCGCCGAGCTCCGGCTGCAGCTCGAGGCGGTCGCGGGCAGCGCCGAGCCCGGCCGCCTCCGCCTCCTCCTGGCGGCCGAGTCGGCGGGAGCCCTCGTCGCCGCCGAGATGTCGGCCGACGGGCTGCCGTGGGACACGGCCGTGCACGACGCGCTCCTGCTCGACCTGCTCGGCGGACGGCCCGCGCACGGGGGCGCGCCTCCCGCGCTGGTGCGGCTCGCCGCGCGGATCCGGGAGATCCTCGCCGCCCCCGACCTCAACGTCGACAGCCCGCCGGACGTGCTGCGCGCCCTGCGCCGCGCCGGCATCGACGCGTCGAGCACGCGCCAGTGGGAGCTGCAGGAGATCGACCACCCGGTCATCGCGCCGCTGCTGGAGCACAAGAAGCTGTCCCGCCTCCTCACCGCCAACGGGTGGACGTGGATGGAGACGTGGATCCGCGACGGCCGCTTCCACCCCGAGTACGTGCCCGGCGGCGTGGTCACGGGGCGCTGGGCCGCCAGCGGAGGGGGCGCGCTGCAGCTGCCCCGCCAGATCCGGTCGGCCGTCCGCGCGGATCCCGGCTGGCGGCTCGTCGTCGCCGACGCCGCGCAGCTCGAGCCGCGCGTCCTCGCCGCGCTTGCCGAGGACCGCGCCATGGCCGACGCGGGCCGGGGGACCGACCTCTACCAGGGCCTCGTCGACTCCGGGGTCGTGGACACCCGCGCGCACGCCAAGGTCGCGATGCTCGGCGCCATGTACGGCGCCACCTCCGGCGAGAGCGGTCGCCTGATGCCCCGGCTCGTCCGGGCGTACCCGCGGGCGACGGGCTACGTGGAGCGCGCGGCACGGGCGGGGGAGAGCGGGGGCGTCGTGAGCACGCGGCTCGGACGGTCGTCCCCGCCGCCCGGCGACGCCTGGGTCGACGTGCAGCAGATCGGTCGCGCGGGCGAGGCGTCCGCGGCGGACGCCGCCCGCGCGCGCACGTCCGCGCGCGACCAGGGCCGCTTCACCCGCAACTTCGTCGTCCAGGGCAGCGCCGCCGAGTGGGCGCTCTGCTGGCTGGCCGGCCTCCGGCGCCGGCTCGCCGCGATGGAGCGGCCCGGATCACGCCCGCACCTCGTCTTCTTCCTGCACGACGAGGTGATGGTGCACGCGCCGGACGACCGCGTCGGGGAGGTCAGCCGCGCCGTGGCCGAGGCCGCCGCGGAGGCCGGCCGCCTGCTGTTCGGCGACGCGCCGGTCGACTTCCCCGTCACGATCGCGGTGGTCGACGACTACGCGCAGGCCAAGTGA
- a CDS encoding cold-shock protein, giving the protein MATGTVKWFNAEKGFGFIAPDNGTADVFAHYSAIATGGYKSLDENQKVEFEVAQGPKGPQAENIRPL; this is encoded by the coding sequence ATGGCAACAGGCACCGTCAAGTGGTTCAACGCTGAAAAGGGCTTCGGCTTCATCGCTCCCGACAACGGAACCGCGGATGTGTTCGCTCACTACTCCGCGATCGCGACGGGCGGCTACAAGTCGCTCGACGAGAACCAGAAGGTCGAGTTCGAGGTCGCCCAGGGCCCCAAGGGTCCCCAGGCTGAGAACATCCGCCCGCTCTAA
- a CDS encoding PadR family transcriptional regulator, with protein sequence MSVRHALLAVLTEGTCYGYQLRTEFSRRTGTEAPLNVGQIYNTLDRLERDGFVVKGAMDDAGHVPYTITAAGTAEVEAWLRASVGEVGARDELVVKVTLALSLPDADAREVVRIQREASLAEAAALTRARERLEAEAGDPALARLLSVEAQEAQVHARLAWLDAAERRIGAARATGTRPAGLAAAPRRGRPARAPGGSAD encoded by the coding sequence ATGTCGGTGCGGCACGCTCTCCTCGCGGTCCTCACCGAGGGCACCTGCTACGGCTACCAGCTGCGGACCGAGTTCTCGCGACGCACCGGGACCGAGGCCCCGCTCAACGTCGGCCAGATCTACAACACGCTCGACCGGCTCGAGCGCGACGGATTCGTCGTCAAGGGCGCGATGGACGACGCGGGGCACGTGCCGTACACGATCACCGCGGCGGGCACGGCGGAGGTCGAGGCGTGGCTCAGGGCGAGCGTGGGCGAGGTCGGGGCCCGCGACGAGCTGGTGGTGAAGGTCACGCTGGCGCTGTCGCTCCCCGACGCGGACGCGCGCGAGGTCGTGCGGATCCAGCGTGAGGCGTCGCTGGCCGAGGCGGCCGCGCTCACCCGGGCCCGGGAGCGGCTCGAGGCGGAGGCCGGGGATCCCGCGCTGGCGCGCCTCCTGTCCGTGGAGGCCCAGGAGGCGCAGGTGCACGCGCGGCTGGCGTGGCTCGACGCGGCCGAGCGACGGATCGGGGCAGCACGCGCGACGGGCACGCGACCCGCGGGACTCGCCGCCGCTCCCCGCCGGGGGCGTCCCGCGCGCGCTCCGGGCGGATCCGCCGACTGA
- a CDS encoding glycosyltransferase family 4 protein yields MTQRVAITQPYVPGYRERLWELVIQELGEARVECRVFYGGDRSQHEEIAVRGDGIEPRWASRVRAWTFRPSRRIPKFMFRRIPASWSGADVLLVTEMQGTNLNAWQRLALRRPYITLGHGLSETTTQSQLADLVENRLNQHASHVLTYTESGRRHVLRSTRLDPARVTAFRNSTDTSRLERAMAAVDPARARAFRESHGIPDDASVALFLGALNEYKKIDLLVDAARIAMEADPSVWLVVAGDGTMRASVDALAVDTGRVVMLGHSTPEDYAPAASVSRLLLNPGRVGLVAVDALVMGLPVLTSSGAAHAPEYEYLTRGLNVFEAETTPEAYARAWVETSLYGAAAEVGHPTIEAAAQAISGAILGVISRSER; encoded by the coding sequence ATGACGCAGAGAGTCGCCATCACGCAGCCATACGTACCCGGCTACCGCGAACGTCTATGGGAGCTGGTCATCCAGGAGCTCGGTGAAGCTCGAGTGGAGTGCCGCGTGTTCTACGGAGGCGATCGGAGCCAGCACGAGGAGATCGCCGTCCGAGGGGATGGCATCGAGCCGCGCTGGGCCAGCAGGGTGCGTGCGTGGACGTTCCGACCTTCGCGAAGGATCCCCAAGTTCATGTTCCGACGGATCCCCGCATCCTGGTCCGGCGCGGACGTGCTGCTCGTGACGGAGATGCAGGGGACCAACCTCAACGCCTGGCAGCGCCTGGCGCTCCGCCGTCCGTACATCACGTTGGGCCACGGCCTGTCCGAGACCACGACCCAGTCGCAGCTCGCGGATCTGGTGGAGAACCGCCTCAACCAGCATGCCTCCCACGTGCTGACCTACACCGAGTCGGGTCGACGACACGTCCTCCGCTCCACACGACTCGACCCCGCTCGCGTGACGGCCTTCCGCAACTCCACGGACACGTCGCGACTGGAGCGCGCGATGGCGGCGGTCGATCCTGCGAGGGCGCGCGCCTTCCGGGAGAGTCACGGCATCCCCGACGATGCATCCGTCGCGCTCTTCCTGGGCGCCTTGAACGAGTACAAGAAGATCGATCTCCTGGTCGATGCCGCACGGATAGCCATGGAGGCGGATCCGTCGGTCTGGCTGGTCGTCGCAGGGGACGGGACGATGCGCGCGTCCGTCGACGCCCTCGCCGTCGACACCGGCAGGGTCGTCATGCTCGGACACTCGACTCCCGAGGACTACGCGCCGGCTGCGTCCGTCTCCCGCCTGCTCCTCAATCCCGGCCGGGTCGGATTGGTGGCGGTCGATGCCCTGGTCATGGGACTGCCTGTGCTCACGAGCTCGGGCGCGGCGCACGCCCCGGAGTACGAGTACCTGACCCGAGGCCTGAACGTCTTCGAGGCGGAGACCACCCCCGAGGCGTACGCGCGGGCTTGGGTGGAGACCAGCCTGTATGGGGCGGCGGCGGAAGTGGGACATCCCACGATCGAGGCAGCGGCCCAGGCCATCAGCGGAGCCATCCTCGGTGTCATCTCGAGGTCGGAGAGGTGA
- a CDS encoding beta-ketoacyl-ACP synthase III has protein sequence MTDQPRPTIQTAPVVERFTRIWGLGAARGELDVPNDDLVGPIDSSDEWIRQRTGIITRKRAGADVDAVDLATTASLEAIAKAGIRPEQIGIVLVSTVSNTVQTPSMAALLADRIGANPAPAYDISAACAGYTYGIAQADSFIRSGLAEYVLVVGAEKLSDIVDPTDRSISFLLGDGAGAAIVGPSDTPGISPTVWGSDGSNWDAVGMTGTLKSMRDGSAWPTLRQDGQKVFRWAVWEMVKVAKEALDRAGVAPEQLAAFIPHQANMRIVDEFAKQLGLPESVAIARDIATTGNTSAASIPLATHRLLEEDPSLSGGLALQIGFGAGLVFGAQVVVLP, from the coding sequence ATGACCGACCAGCCCCGCCCCACCATCCAGACCGCGCCCGTGGTCGAGCGCTTCACCCGCATCTGGGGCCTCGGCGCCGCGCGTGGCGAGCTCGACGTCCCGAACGACGACCTCGTCGGCCCGATCGACTCGTCCGACGAGTGGATCCGCCAGCGCACCGGCATCATCACGCGCAAGCGCGCGGGTGCCGACGTCGACGCGGTCGACCTCGCGACCACGGCGTCGCTCGAGGCCATCGCGAAGGCGGGCATCCGGCCCGAGCAGATCGGCATCGTCCTCGTCAGCACCGTGAGCAACACCGTGCAGACGCCGTCGATGGCGGCGCTCCTCGCCGACCGCATCGGCGCGAACCCCGCGCCGGCCTACGACATCTCGGCCGCGTGCGCCGGGTACACCTACGGCATCGCGCAGGCCGACTCCTTCATCCGCTCGGGCCTCGCGGAGTACGTCCTCGTGGTCGGCGCGGAGAAGCTGTCCGACATCGTCGACCCGACCGACCGCTCCATCTCGTTCCTGCTCGGCGACGGCGCGGGCGCCGCGATCGTCGGCCCGAGCGACACCCCCGGCATCTCGCCGACCGTGTGGGGCTCGGACGGCTCCAACTGGGACGCCGTCGGCATGACCGGCACCCTGAAGAGCATGCGCGACGGATCCGCGTGGCCCACCCTCCGCCAGGACGGCCAGAAGGTCTTCCGCTGGGCCGTCTGGGAGATGGTCAAGGTCGCCAAGGAGGCGCTCGACCGCGCGGGGGTGGCGCCCGAGCAGCTCGCCGCCTTCATCCCCCACCAGGCCAACATGCGCATCGTCGACGAGTTCGCGAAGCAGCTCGGCCTCCCCGAGTCCGTCGCCATCGCGCGCGACATCGCCACCACGGGCAACACCTCCGCCGCGTCGATCCCGCTCGCCACGCACCGCCTGCTCGAGGAGGACCCGTCGCTGTCCGGCGGCCTCGCCCTGCAGATCGGGTTCGGCGCGGGACTCGTCTTCGGCGCGCAGGTCGTCGTCCTGCCCTGA
- a CDS encoding lipopolysaccharide biosynthesis protein → MPVNDGRRIRSQFAWISVGRIVAALLQAATMLLLVRSLPPEQFGFFAAVLGLLAVPQVLFDLGLPTLVIRERARDRLDGSVTAALRLNTGLAITLATCLGALGVALALLVDARYWSLLPLAVWAAAERSADTWLGVVLADGDARINTTNLVVRRVATMGLFLASTIVPILEPMLAYSVAVAASAVGSLVFAYVYVARRLAPSDGSRMRVLLSRSYPYWINSVAAQAQNLDAAITSALAGPLQAGFYATSARLTNPLRILPASLATVLLPVAAKKTSRTLRGVLLLISGASGLFALLYLLLFAAVPFLVPFALGSAYQGAVVPLQITAIGLVFASCAALLGAVLQGVGKKNFVATISVLSTMICLAGVALGAVTNGATGAALGLASAYLVQCVALLIRLSRFVRRKEDNA, encoded by the coding sequence GTGCCCGTGAACGACGGTCGCCGGATACGCTCCCAGTTCGCGTGGATCTCCGTCGGTCGGATCGTCGCAGCGCTGCTGCAGGCAGCGACCATGCTGCTCCTCGTCCGCTCGCTCCCACCTGAGCAGTTCGGGTTCTTCGCGGCCGTGCTGGGACTGCTCGCCGTACCGCAAGTGCTGTTCGACCTGGGGCTGCCGACGCTGGTGATCCGAGAACGCGCACGGGATCGTCTCGATGGGTCCGTCACCGCGGCGCTGCGCCTGAACACGGGCCTCGCCATCACCCTGGCGACGTGCCTAGGCGCGCTCGGCGTCGCGCTCGCCCTGCTCGTCGACGCGCGCTACTGGTCCCTTCTGCCGCTGGCCGTGTGGGCCGCCGCCGAACGCAGCGCCGACACCTGGCTCGGGGTGGTCCTGGCTGACGGTGACGCGCGGATCAACACCACCAACCTCGTCGTCAGGCGCGTGGCGACCATGGGCCTGTTCCTCGCGTCGACCATCGTGCCGATCCTCGAGCCCATGCTGGCGTACTCCGTCGCCGTCGCGGCCTCCGCGGTCGGCTCCCTGGTCTTCGCGTACGTCTACGTGGCGCGGAGGCTGGCTCCCTCCGACGGCTCCAGGATGCGGGTGCTCCTCTCCCGCTCCTACCCATACTGGATCAACTCGGTCGCGGCCCAGGCGCAGAATCTGGACGCGGCCATCACCAGCGCTCTCGCGGGTCCGCTGCAGGCCGGGTTCTACGCGACGTCCGCGCGCCTGACCAACCCCTTGCGGATACTTCCCGCATCCCTGGCGACCGTCCTCCTCCCCGTGGCCGCGAAGAAGACCTCGAGGACCCTCCGTGGCGTCCTCTTGCTCATCTCCGGAGCCAGCGGGCTGTTCGCCCTCCTGTACCTGCTCCTCTTCGCCGCGGTCCCGTTCCTCGTCCCGTTCGCGCTCGGCTCGGCGTACCAGGGGGCAGTCGTGCCCCTCCAGATCACCGCGATCGGGCTGGTCTTCGCCTCCTGCGCTGCGCTGCTGGGCGCTGTGCTGCAGGGCGTCGGCAAGAAGAACTTCGTGGCGACGATCAGCGTCCTCTCCACCATGATCTGCCTGGCAGGCGTGGCGCTGGGCGCCGTGACGAACGGGGCGACCGGCGCCGCGCTGGGCCTGGCGAGCGCGTACCTGGTCCAATGCGTCGCATTGCTGATCCGGCTGAGCCGCTTCGTCCGCCGGAAGGAAGACAACGCCTAG
- a CDS encoding DUF3145 domain-containing protein: protein MEAPVANSRPARGVLYVHSSPRALCPHVEWAAGRALGHAVNFTWDPQPVLKGAMRAEYYWEGPEGSGAAIASGLRGWEHLRYEVTEDAGPGRDGGRWMHTPDLGVFFAQTDTAGNTVIPEDRIRYALDVAGSNTLELHRELRLAMGQAWDDELEAFRHASDFSPVVWLHKVG from the coding sequence ATGGAAGCACCCGTCGCCAACTCAAGACCGGCTCGAGGAGTGCTCTACGTGCACTCCTCCCCTCGCGCGCTCTGCCCCCATGTCGAATGGGCCGCCGGTCGTGCGCTGGGTCACGCCGTGAACTTCACGTGGGACCCGCAGCCGGTGCTGAAGGGCGCCATGCGCGCCGAGTACTACTGGGAGGGTCCGGAGGGATCCGGCGCCGCCATCGCCAGCGGCCTCCGCGGCTGGGAGCACCTCCGCTACGAGGTCACCGAGGACGCCGGCCCCGGCCGCGACGGCGGTCGCTGGATGCACACCCCCGACCTCGGCGTCTTCTTCGCGCAGACCGACACCGCCGGGAACACCGTGATCCCCGAGGACCGCATCCGCTACGCCCTCGACGTCGCCGGCTCCAACACGCTCGAGCTGCACCGGGAGCTCCGCCTGGCCATGGGCCAGGCCTGGGACGACGAGCTGGAGGCGTTCCGCCACGCGAGCGACTTCAGCCCGGTCGTCTGGCTGCACAAGGTCGGCTGA
- a CDS encoding sugar transferase, whose translation MIEQQATHDDARRAAAARGRGRDRSANGRAGASGPESELSDARAHEWRRTYAFGLVITDLLVLIWVVFGVQIAWFGFETSDVAFNGDVEGVAVSYSLISVIIIASWMIALGLYGTRSYRVLGTGPQEYRLILSATVRLFGLVAIVAFLGRIDFARGYIIIALPLGLVTLLVSRWMWRQWLNVQRAKGRYSSRVLLIGSEASTGFLARELARQPFAGYLVVGACIPSGVIAATLPGTGIPVLGKLDDLQAAMRAVDADTIVIASNDELSPERIRELSWSLEPGRQHLVVAPSLTDIGGPRIHTRPVAGLPLIHVETPRYEGTKLFAKRTFDIIASTLILIVASPLFLAIAMTIRLSTPGPVVFRQERVGINGRTFPMLKFRTMVTDAEARLLDLQQQSRDAGNSVLFKMKDDPRVTTVGRFLRRYSLDELMQLVNVLNGTMSLVGPRPPLAREVEAYETKVHRRFLVKPGITGLWQVSGRSNLSWEDSVRLDLYYVENWSIMGDLVILWRTAKAVLAREGAY comes from the coding sequence ATGATCGAACAGCAGGCGACGCACGACGACGCACGAAGGGCAGCCGCTGCGCGAGGACGCGGGCGAGACAGATCCGCGAACGGCCGCGCCGGCGCATCGGGGCCGGAGAGCGAGCTCAGCGACGCGAGGGCCCATGAGTGGCGACGGACCTACGCGTTCGGTCTCGTCATCACCGACCTGCTGGTGCTGATCTGGGTCGTCTTCGGAGTCCAGATCGCCTGGTTCGGGTTCGAGACGTCGGACGTCGCCTTCAACGGCGACGTCGAGGGCGTCGCGGTCAGCTACTCCCTCATCTCCGTCATCATCATCGCCAGCTGGATGATCGCCCTCGGCCTCTACGGGACCCGCAGCTACCGCGTGCTCGGCACCGGCCCGCAGGAGTACCGCCTCATCCTCAGCGCCACCGTGCGCCTGTTCGGCCTGGTCGCCATCGTCGCGTTCCTCGGCCGCATCGACTTCGCTCGCGGCTACATCATCATCGCGCTGCCCCTCGGACTCGTGACGCTCCTCGTGAGCCGCTGGATGTGGCGGCAGTGGCTCAACGTCCAGCGCGCGAAGGGCCGGTACTCCTCGCGCGTGCTCCTCATCGGATCCGAGGCGTCCACGGGCTTCCTCGCCCGCGAGCTCGCGCGCCAGCCCTTCGCGGGCTACCTGGTGGTGGGGGCCTGCATCCCCTCCGGCGTGATCGCCGCGACGCTCCCCGGCACGGGCATCCCCGTCCTCGGCAAGCTCGATGACCTGCAGGCCGCCATGCGCGCCGTCGACGCGGACACGATCGTCATCGCCAGCAACGATGAGCTGTCGCCCGAGCGGATCCGCGAGCTGAGCTGGTCGCTCGAGCCGGGCCGCCAGCACCTCGTGGTCGCGCCGAGCCTCACGGACATCGGCGGGCCGCGCATCCACACCCGCCCGGTCGCCGGCCTTCCCCTCATCCACGTGGAGACGCCCCGCTATGAGGGCACGAAGCTCTTCGCGAAGCGCACCTTCGACATCATCGCGAGCACGCTCATCCTCATCGTGGCGTCGCCGCTGTTCCTCGCCATCGCGATGACGATCCGCCTGAGCACCCCGGGTCCGGTCGTGTTCCGCCAGGAGCGCGTGGGCATCAACGGACGCACGTTCCCCATGCTCAAGTTCCGCACGATGGTGACGGACGCGGAGGCGCGCCTGCTCGACCTGCAGCAGCAGAGCAGGGACGCGGGGAACTCGGTCCTGTTCAAGATGAAGGACGATCCGCGGGTCACCACCGTCGGTCGATTCCTCCGTCGCTACAGCCTCGACGAGCTCATGCAGCTGGTGAACGTGCTCAACGGCACCATGTCCCTGGTCGGCCCCCGACCGCCGCTCGCCCGCGAGGTCGAGGCCTACGAGACGAAGGTGCACCGTCGCTTCCTCGTGAAGCCGGGGATCACCGGGCTCTGGCAGGTGAGCGGTCGCTCAAACCTCTCGTGGGAGGACAGCGTGCGGCTCGACCTCTATTACGTGGAGAACTGGTCGATCATGGGGGATCTGGTGATCCTGTGGCGGACGGCGAAGGCCGTCCTGGCGCGAGAGGGGGCGTATTGA
- a CDS encoding DUF1684 domain-containing protein has protein sequence MTDPAPAAPAPTDPAEVLAVYRSRREQMVVLPQGNLALVNTQWISADAAPQPVYGIPGTWSPLEPGASGLRVQGTAADGLRVDGVLVDGEAIVRGRDDPQPSSVVASDTVSAFVIASEEGAYALRVWDARSDAIRDFGGIDAFPYSEEWVVKADFTPIEGGRAMGFEHLKDDGATKDKIVPGEITFTKDGVDYSLAAFREGRALLLVFSDATSGESTYGVGRFLMVAPSPDGTITLDFNRAYLPPCAFSYNFNCPMPPKQNRFAVPIEAGEKNVLAKDGGLLH, from the coding sequence ATGACCGATCCCGCACCCGCCGCCCCCGCTCCCACCGATCCGGCGGAGGTGCTCGCCGTCTACCGCTCGCGTCGCGAGCAGATGGTGGTCCTGCCCCAGGGCAACCTGGCCCTCGTCAACACGCAGTGGATCTCCGCGGACGCCGCTCCCCAGCCCGTCTACGGGATACCCGGGACGTGGTCGCCCCTCGAGCCCGGCGCCTCCGGCCTGCGGGTCCAGGGGACCGCGGCGGACGGGCTCCGCGTCGACGGCGTCCTCGTCGACGGCGAGGCCATCGTGCGCGGCCGCGACGACCCGCAGCCCTCGTCCGTCGTGGCCAGCGACACCGTGTCGGCGTTCGTCATCGCGAGCGAGGAGGGCGCGTACGCGCTCCGCGTCTGGGACGCGCGGTCCGACGCCATCCGCGACTTCGGCGGCATCGACGCGTTCCCGTACTCGGAGGAGTGGGTCGTGAAGGCCGACTTCACGCCCATCGAGGGAGGCCGGGCGATGGGCTTCGAGCACCTCAAGGACGACGGCGCGACCAAGGACAAGATCGTGCCCGGCGAGATCACCTTCACCAAGGACGGCGTGGACTACTCGCTGGCCGCCTTCCGCGAGGGGCGCGCGCTCCTGCTGGTCTTCTCGGACGCCACGAGCGGCGAGTCCACGTATGGCGTCGGCCGCTTCCTCATGGTCGCGCCGTCGCCCGACGGGACGATCACGCTGGACTTCAACCGCGCCTACCTGCCCCCGTGCGCCTTCAGCTACAACTTCAACTGCCCGATGCCGCCGAAGCAGAACCGCTTCGCCGTGCCCATCGAGGCGGGGGAGAAGAACGTGCTCGCCAAGGACGGCGGGCTGCTGCACTAG
- a CDS encoding acyl carrier protein codes for MALSTEEVLAGLAELVNDETGIATDTVEMDKSFTDDLDIDSISMMTIVVNAEEKFDVKIPDEEVKNLKTVGDAVTFITNAQS; via the coding sequence ATGGCACTGTCCACCGAAGAAGTCCTGGCCGGCCTGGCCGAGCTCGTCAACGACGAGACCGGGATCGCCACCGACACCGTCGAGATGGACAAGTCGTTCACCGACGACCTGGACATCGACTCGATCTCGATGATGACGATCGTCGTCAACGCCGAGGAGAAGTTCGACGTCAAGATCCCGGACGAGGAAGTCAAGAACCTCAAGACCGTCGGCGACGCGGTCACGTTCATCACCAACGCGCAGTCCTGA